A stretch of DNA from Oryza brachyantha chromosome 4, ObraRS2, whole genome shotgun sequence:
ggaaaagaaaaggtcatGAAAAAGACAGCGATTGCATTCTACTTTCCTACTACCGAGCACTCATGCCCAGTGCCCTAAGTCATGAGGAATGTTAGtcgttgcttttttttttgaaatctaatgttagtcgttgcttggtccCATAGCAAACTGGCAAGTGACAGCACATCCCTTGTCCCCCAACAAAATCGGTGGTGTAAGAGAAATGAGCTAGTTAAGCCTGCAGGTTCTGCAGAACTACAGCTTCTGAAAAACAGTAGTTAGCTGTATTTTTCAGTTAAGCGCAACCAAATATGACACGCACACTAATTCGCGCTGTGGCTGTGTCGAGGCTGAACAAGGCATGATCACTCATTGCTTGAAAGTGACAGCCATAGCTCGCACTTGGTGATTCAGTGGTGGTTTGTGTGGAAAGCCAGCCACACGCCTATCAAAACGAGTTATATGGGTGTGACCGTGTGAGTGCTCATGTGGTGTCTTGTTCAGGTATAAACAACGACCAattgcaaaaaggaaaaggtagGAGAGCATAAACAAAGGCTAATGTCTAATGCTTCGAGTCGGCTGCATTTCCACCAGCTCAAAGCGCCGTAGACAGTAGTAGACTTTGGCCGCCTACCATTTCCAGACCGATTTGCTGCAGTTTGACATCCGTTTCGTCAGTCAAACGAGGAGAATTGCCCGTGCAAGCCGCAACAATGCCGGCTTTCCATACGATCTTGAATACCCGATCACCTTCGCAGTGGAGACCTGATAAAATCGAAGCGTGCTACTGCTGTCCCTTTCCGTGGCTAGTCCACTCGTTTGGAGAAAAGGACTTGCATCTTGGTCGTAGGAGGGTCCTCTGCCTATAGAGCTTTTGGTTTTTGACGAATTCATTTCCTCGAAGTGATGCGAAACCAAAACCAACGCTATGATTCTTGTGTGAGTTATCGCAATCCACTAGTCCCGTGCCTAGAAATGGAGAACCCACCAGTCTCCAGCGTGCCTCTTCAATTAACAGGAACAACAGACAGGTCGCAAAATGTCATATACGGTTTTTACACATGAAACACGAGTTTTCATCTACAGAAAAGACTGCTTTGCTGCATCAACGAATGGGATTGCGAATTTGGGAATCGGGGATGCATTCATGTCATCGGAATGGGCGGCCATGGCACCTATTTCATCATGTCATTTATTGCAGTTTTGCTAATGTGGTTCTCTCGCGTGTTAGAATCCCTGACATAGCGGCATGTCCTCTTGTTGCCACTTGCCAGCATTGCTCGTAGACAAGAGAATGGGCGAACTGGACAATTGCCTGTGCGTCACACTGTTTGTAGGTTAGTGAGGCGAGATGAGGATAGCCTGCACAAGCAAGTTAGCCTGTGAACAGAAATACAGAAAGACAAGGATAGCAGAGACAGTTCAAGAGGGAGGAATCGATACGTTCTACTTATAATTTGTTAcaaatctgaaattttgtGTAATCCTAACAAAGATAGAAGAGACAGTTTAAGAAGGAGCCCGATAATGAGATGACTTGGCCCAAATGACTTGTGAAAtactttcttcatttttttatatgatgccaTTGATTTGTATGTCCACgcttaatcatttgtcttttaaaaaaattatagttaattattttttataatttaatttattattatagtaactttaattataacttataatattacatatttgaataaggTTTTTGAATAAGCTGAACAATCAAACATAGattcaaaaatcaatggcgttatataaaaaatagaaagagtACTGTCTAAAGGTAACTAGACCAACTAATGTGTCCTACTACTCTTTCCACTTTATTCTAtttgatgtcattgacttttaaatttgcatttaatcatccatcttatttaaaaacttatatggctattaattattatattgtgattttatttattacttaaaaaactataagCATAACTTATGATTTcgcatatttgcataaaagttttaaataaaataagcaattAAACATGAACCCAAAAGTcaattatattaaataaaaactaatggGCTTGGTAATAGGCCCACCTCTTTTAGTCTCAAACAAATCGTACAGCCCAGTTGCTAACTGGCCCCCAAATGATTGATGGGCTTGCTAACACACACTCCCTCTCAAACATACAGCATATTGACAGCCACATTCCCCATAAAGCAGGGTCTGGCATCGATTTAAACCAGTGGTTGGCTGCTTCTTTCTTCATGAAATTGGTTGGGTACTTGGATGTGACTATACAGGATTAGCCAATTTTCTCATATGAAAAGACCTAATTGTTGCCAACTTCGAATCAGCAAATATATCATGGTGCTACCTGACAAAAGGTTAACATCTGATTGTTGACACTTCGAGCGactgaaaaattatattcgtttgtcccaaaataagtggttattttgattaattttagataaattagtACTCAACTAAAATGCTATCGTACCCATATATATTTACCTTGATGATGGAAAGATGTGCAACAATTGTGTATGCTCTTatttaatctgattttttttcttctaagtCCTAATTTTCGGATACAATATTTAGCCAAAAATCATCACTTATTTGGAACCAATGGAGTAGTATTTAAGTTCACATCTCAATACAAATCTGCGATTGCCAGCTACTACCGCTGAAAGGGAGGGGACGATGGGAATATTTAGCGGCAGGTAGGCTCTCACACAGCGGTTGCCATCTGAAGTGGCCACAAAATCTCCATAAAATCCGCGATAACATGCATATGCTCATTCCTGCTGTTGCCTTGCCTACATGGCTACACACACGCCTTCCTCGTGCAGGCCAGAAAAGCAGCCTACGGTACGCACCGGTCACCGTGGCCATCGTCCTCCCGGCCATCATCGACGTCGCAACGTTCCAACGATGTGtcaagcagcagctgctgctgctgctgcgagaTGCAACGTGCAAAAATGGTGTCGTGGTACTCGAAAGGCAGCCACATACATTGCTCCTGATCCGATGGCtcgtggagtggagtggacCGTTGACGCCCAGGGGTCCTTGTGCGCCGGTGCGCCCAACCCAACCACCTGTGTTCTTCCTCCCCTTCTTCTGTTTCGTTTTGCCTGGCAAACCGTCAATGAATCTAAAACGAAACGAAACGAAACCGAAAGGGCGGTGCATGTGTTCCATGTTCAGAATGTCGTCAAGCAACGGGCGGGGGTCCAAACATAAAGAGGGATCTTGGGACACATCTCTCACTATACGATTGGGACGGATCCAAGAGGATCGCCACTTCGTCACTTGAAGAGCCGAACTTTGGATCAATCGTTGGTGAAGATTCCTGTTCTTGGTGGCATTTCACGGCCAGTGAGtttacgagaaaaaaaaatcaaacaacatatttaaaaataaaaaaataatatataaataaaactttatatacatatttttagtgatctaaaagttaatgataaaaaataaattttgattaaaaaatcacaaaataaactctaattttaaagtttaaagttTAGTTTAAGTACAggaagcataaacgaaaagatgtatatttatatttcgtTCTTATCCTGGACACGATTCGGAATTCGCGGTGGCGGTCTTTCGACCGGATAGAAAGATCGATCGTCGGTGAGTGGAGGGTGAAAACGATCGATCATGTGCGAAGAAGCTAACATGGGCATGCTGCTGAATGACATATCCCATGATTGCTCTCAGGAATACGATCCTTACCATGTCACGCTCTCTCAAGCTTTGTTTTTTCCTCCGAAGGGCTTGCCTGCCCAGTCGCCGGTTGCCAGATGAGCCGGAGCAACATGGGACATTTCGTCATGTTGCTTTCGGTTTGCAAGAACAGTGTACTGCTCCTACTACGAGTAATTAACTGTAACTGCCTGTAGATATTTGCACCCCAAGGCAAGCGTACATCAAGGCGCCGTAACATCCTTGCTGACGTGTGTCTGCAGAACAGAAATCGTACGGCTTGGGAGccttattaatttttgtgcAGCCAAGGGGACGAGGTGGCTGCTGACCTGCCGTTATACGGCACGTCGAAAGCGGGTCAGGCCAAAGCGGCCAACACCACGGCGTCGCGTGTACGATAATGAGCCGGTGGGGGCGGGATTTGACGTGTCATTATTCCCATCAATTATCACCTTTGAGTTCGTTTTTGGTTCCATTCAGTGCATGGATCGGGAATAATGCCCCACCACACCACCCTCCCTCTCGCGTAGTAGTAGCACGctttaggtcttgtttagtttctaaattttttttcaaaaatatcacatcgaatttttagacatctaaataaagtattaatatagatgaactaaaaaactaattgcacagtatctaattagtccatgattagtgataagtgctacagtaactaatatgagctaatgatggattaattaggctcaaaagattcgtctatcGGTTTCTACGCTAGccataaaattcattttttcattcgtgtccaaaaactccttccgacatctgatcaaacatttgacgtgacatttctcccaaaaactttctcaatctaaacaataCCTTGCTACCACTGCTGTAATAGTACTAAACTGTTGCCTTCGTAAACCACAGCGGCTGCAGCAACGTAGGAGAACGGAGAGAGAGCTGCGTTTCAGCCGACACGAAGCCATGAGCCCATGACCTAAGttaagcataaaaaatatccCTCTCATGAAAGTAGATGAAGTTGCTTGCTGTTCTAGTACGAAATCCGTGGATAATGCAGTTAATACTCACTGTGTTTCGGTGCGTTCAGGCCGGGCATCCACTGGCTTGCCCAATGCGCGCAGAGGCGCCATCGACTGTTCTACCTGTCCAAGCTCCCTTCTGAAGAATGGAGCGTTACGTGTAATACGCGCACCTTGCCTGCACGTCGCTGTACTATAGAGGTAGGCTAGGCTGCTAGTACCTTGTACGTCTCAAACTTTCCCGCTTTATCGCAAAGGTCCTGAAGTTTCAGCTGGTTCTCGCTCTTGTACGCTCACGGTGTGAGGTGAAATTCCCATTTCTTCCTTTGCGTCTACCTGAACGAAACCAGACCGTCCTGTCACTGCAGAAAGGGTACAGGGTAACTACTTGCTACTACTACCCAGGAAAAATCTGACAAAGAAAATCCTTCCGAGGGCAATGCATGGCGCAACAAACCTCTAGAAGAATCAGTCTGTGCGAAACtaacaaattttcagttcacaaCATCGTTGAGCATCATCAGTTCTTGGGCCATTCCACGCGATATCCCCTCGAGTGATTTGGTAGCCTGTAGAACAATGGTTTGCTGGAATGCTGGATGGCGTTGGATTGATGTTGGATCCGGATCCACAGGAAGGCTGCGGCTTCCGTACTTTCCTGTTCAACAAAAGAAATGCACATACAAAAACAGAACCTAAATAGTAGTGGTACCCTTTCCACAATAAACGGGAAGGTAAGCAAAGCTTCTCCGTGCACTACACTGATGACAATTATGCAACGAAAAGGCTAAGCAGATAGATGCGTGGGTGACTGATGAGAGCACCTTGGTTCTTGGAAGGAGCAAAAAAAAGGTCTAAAAATGCACAGATTGTTGCATCCAAAACGCCAAGCTCAAAGAATTTAATCAGCACAAAGATTCACTACTTCTCAAACCTGGAAGATGGAATCTTCTGTacaaaaacaaaccaaaaaagaaaaaactaatcaTCTAAGCCCTTTTTTGGGAGGTTTGCTTTACTCATTTTGCCTATGTACAGTTGAAGGCGCCTTCTGTTCTTGTTCCTCCCCGAACGCGACGACCAATTCAGTCGTTGTAAAACTGCGCATTCCGGGGGCGCCGGTGCCTGCTGTCAAGTAGGTGGAGATTGCCAACAACGGTTCACCGGTCACTGGTAGCCGCCCAGGCCAGTGAGCAGCAGCTCATGCGGCCGAAGCAGAGTCGGCGTGGGCATCGCCGTGAGGGGCGCGCCAAAGTAGGAGAAGTCGAAGTCGGAGGCGTCGggaacgccggcggcggcccagaGAGCGCCGGCCATCTCGTCGGGGATGAGTGGCGCGCGGCAGAGCGGGCAGGTGCGCTGGTCGTCGTGCTCCATCCAGCGGTCCAGGCAGCCCCGGTGGAACACGTGGCGGCAAttggtgagcctccgcacctcgtcgccgccgccgatgccgctGAGGCACACCGCGcagtccccgccgccgcagaccGTCGCCAGCTCGTCGAACCGCACCACGGGCAGCACCTCCTCGATGACCATCGCCGGCACCGGCCGGAACTCGGGTCGGCGGTGCTGCAGCAGCGCCTGCGCCGGCGCGCCGTGCTCCTGCAGCGCCTGCTGCTCTTCTCCAAGATCCAGAAGGTCCCCGAGGCCGACGGCGTGGAACGCCCAGAGCAGGAAGCGGCGGATGTAGccgagcagcaggaggaggtggagcagCTGCTTCGGGAGGAGCAGCTCCGAGTAGCAGCAGACCGGGAAGCCCATGCCGCGCCGACGCGAAGGCGAGGGAGGACGGACTCGTCGGGGTTCTCACGCGGTCGGTGTCGTGGTggaggggaggcggtgcgcctgtggtggtggtggtggtggcgatgaTGCGCGGATGGGAGGAGCGGCCGTGGGGAGTTGCAGGCTATATAAAGCGGAGGCCAAGCGAGGGGTGACGCGGAGGGGTCGGGGCCCGTGGGGGCCGGCCGCTCGGCTCGGTCGCCGCTCGCGTGCGtggggcgcgcgcgcgctggcCCCTTTGGTTGCGTCGCGTGGTGAGCCGCTCCGCGGtgtggcgcgcgcgcgcgacccGGACCCGATGAGGACTCTCCCAGTCTCCCtcctcttgctgctgctggtggtggctcGGTCTCGGTGAGTCAGTGGGGGCGTGGGAACCTCACGGCTCGATCACGCCGTCGCGCGCCCCGGTGGCACCCCCGCTTGCTTCCGTGTTCCCAGCCGCTGGGAACCACGGTCGGTGAATCGCACGGTTAACCGGGCGCAGGCGGCAGCGCAACACAAGGGCAGCTTTCGATTCAACCGGTTAGGCTAATCGTTTTTAGTTAGCATGTTTTTCAACctactaaatgatgtatttggtgcaaaaattttctatatataaattgttctaaaaaatcaaattactctattttttaaatttttaataagtaatacttaattaatcaaatgcTAATTACGTTTTATCGTTTTCCGTGCTGTTAAAGCAGCTTTTGCAATCGGCAGAATCAAACGCAGCCCAGGAACAAACACCGCTATCTTGCATTCCGTGTAAATTTTTCCTCAACAGAGCTAACCTACTgcttccgtttcataacgtaagatatttaactttttctgaggtcaatgtttgatcattcatcttattcaaaaaattagtacaaatacaaaaaataatgacaagttgtgcttaaagttctattgataataaagtaagtcacaagcaaaataaataatatttccataatttttgaaataaaaaaatagtcaaatattacaaccaaaaaatcaaacatcttacgttataaaacggagggactACCtggatacatacatacacGTGTGGATGTATACTCGCCTCACATAGAACACACTGGTAACCGCAGCCCAACCCCCTTCGTTCTGCTGCTTGCTACTACTACGTGATAGTAGCAGTGAAAAATCACACATTGTGAGGGCATGTTTAGatcatttaaaatagtaaaagttttactaTTTTGAAACACTTTTTGacaaaatggatctaaacactagggtAAGTAAATGACAATTTGTATTTGGCATTTGGCAGTCTAGACTAGCAAATTTCGCCAAAAAATACATAGGGACGCAGACCATATctcacttttgcaaaaaatgacaacttttACATGGctctaaacaccaactttCAAAACTACAATGCTAAAACCTTTACCAtcaaaacttttatcatttatcattTGACATTTTAAGTGtctctaaacagggccttgAGTACACCGTAACACCGAGCCAGAGATGACGAACAGAAGCTGGAGGCcgtcttctttttctttttctttctttcttttttggatAGAGGAAAGTTGGATCGGCTTGGCCAGGTAAAGAAATTGATGCTTGCAGGAAGGTTCTTGGATTCTTTTTGCTTTTCAAGTTGAGCGGGACTTGGGGACACCAGACGCCGAGTGCTTTATCACGTCGCGGGGGAGTCGGCGGTTCCTTCAGAAAACGTCGAGATCCTCGTCCCATAACAGTTGACATGAAACGGGTCGACTCCAATCTCTaacctatttataaataacctattttataattagttattGAGCGTTAATATTTTAGTGTCAATGATGTTCAGGTTTTTTTAAAGAGTAGGATGTtcagaaattttttgtaagaTAAGTTATtcactttttattattttgagaaAGTTTATCGGTGCTAATACCCTCTCCATCATCGCTCGAATGCCACAAGGGCTGAGGGTACAGGCGCCAGTGTTGTTGGCGTTGATACAGTGGACCTTAGCACCAATTACGATGGCGTCGAAAAAATGatccataaattaatttatggagtaagttttttataaaagattatGATGTAAAAATAATCCATGAACCCTGTGGGCTACATGGACTAGAAAGCACTCGCTACATCTCCAGAAACTAAAGAAGAACGAAAGTGCCTCTGCTTCAGTCTAACCACCTGCAGTCTGCAGACGCGCTAATCCTCTTTTCTTAGCTCAGCTAAGCCAAGCCCTGCTATGGTTTCATTAGATTAATCATAGCCCGTACGTCGGTGCAAGTTCTTTATTTCTTCCGGAAAAGTTCTAAACACTTATTAATCCTTTCTTGAGTTGGTCAATTACGTGGTCTAAAGTGGTTTAGAACGCACGTATTCAAAAAGTTCCAGTCATAGATATCCTTTCCAGAACTATAAACAACGGGGGAGCTAGTGAGCAG
This window harbors:
- the LOC102711060 gene encoding brassinosteroid-responsive RING protein 1-like, coding for MGFPVCCYSELLLPKQLLHLLLLLGYIRRFLLWAFHAVGLGDLLDLGEEQQALQEHGAPAQALLQHRRPEFRPVPAMVIEEVLPVVRFDELATVCGGGDCAVCLSGIGGGDEVRRLTNCRHVFHRGCLDRWMEHDDQRTCPLCRAPLIPDEMAGALWAAAGVPDASDFDFSYFGAPLTAMPTPTLLRPHELLLTGLGGYQ